One Gordonia mangrovi genomic region harbors:
- a CDS encoding IS110 family transposase: protein MLFVGDDWAEDHHDVEFQDERGQVLRRARLPEGIAGIERFGEIAATFLDEGDQPDQVLVCIEIDRGPWVNALIAAGYRVFGVDPKQAHRYREIVVSSGAKSDKGDAHALAEMLRSRRHQLRESGGDSEIADAVKVVARAHQTMIWERTRHMLRVRAALREYFPAILLVCSALDLELTSRPILGLLTKAPTPARAAKLTKSQILPLLKGRRNKDTKAVEIQQILRGQHLGQPDRVTDAYAASVRASVAVLGVVIEQIDELAGEVDAHFSQHPDHEIYLSQPGMGPTVGPRVLAEFGDDPLRFRNSKARRNAAGTSPITKQSGKSRIVSARYVHNDRLVDALMAQAHGAFMHDDGARAYYRKQRARDVDHNAALRQLANRLVGILHGCLARGIPYDPATAWKDQTTAAA, encoded by the coding sequence GTGTTGTTCGTCGGGGATGATTGGGCCGAAGACCACCACGATGTCGAGTTTCAAGACGAGCGTGGGCAGGTGTTGCGGCGGGCGCGGTTGCCTGAGGGGATCGCCGGGATCGAGAGGTTCGGGGAGATCGCGGCGACCTTCCTCGACGAGGGCGATCAGCCTGACCAGGTGCTGGTGTGTATCGAGATCGATCGCGGTCCGTGGGTCAACGCGTTGATCGCTGCGGGGTATCGGGTATTTGGAGTCGATCCCAAACAGGCCCATCGCTACCGCGAGATCGTGGTCAGTTCGGGCGCCAAGAGCGACAAGGGTGATGCGCATGCGCTGGCCGAGATGCTGCGGAGTCGTCGCCACCAGTTGCGGGAAAGTGGTGGGGACTCCGAGATCGCGGACGCGGTCAAGGTGGTGGCCCGCGCGCATCAGACGATGATCTGGGAACGCACGCGCCACATGCTGCGGGTGCGTGCGGCGCTGCGCGAGTACTTCCCGGCGATCCTGCTGGTGTGTTCGGCGTTGGATCTGGAATTGACGAGCCGGCCGATCCTGGGCTTGCTGACCAAGGCGCCGACCCCGGCGCGGGCGGCGAAGCTGACCAAAAGCCAGATCCTGCCCCTCCTCAAGGGTCGCCGCAACAAAGACACCAAAGCTGTTGAGATACAACAGATCCTACGCGGACAGCACCTCGGCCAACCTGATCGGGTCACCGACGCCTACGCGGCCTCGGTGCGCGCCTCGGTGGCGGTGCTGGGTGTGGTGATCGAGCAGATCGACGAGCTCGCCGGCGAGGTCGATGCCCATTTTTCCCAGCACCCGGACCATGAGATCTACCTCAGCCAGCCCGGCATGGGGCCGACCGTGGGACCCCGGGTGCTCGCCGAGTTCGGGGACGACCCGTTACGTTTCCGCAACAGCAAAGCCCGCCGCAACGCGGCGGGCACCAGCCCCATCACGAAACAGTCGGGCAAATCGCGGATCGTCTCCGCCCGCTACGTCCACAACGACCGACTCGTCGACGCCCTGATGGCCCAGGCCCACGGAGCCTTCATGCACGACGACGGCGCCCGCGCCTACTACCGCAAACAACGAGCCCGAGACGTCGACCACAACGCCGCGCTACGCCAACTCGCCAACCGCCTCGTCGGCATACTCCATGGCTGCCTGGCCCGCGGTATCCCCTACGACCCCGCCACCGCATGGAAGGACCAAACCACCGCCGCGGCTTGA
- a CDS encoding DEAD/DEAH box helicase has translation MARFLPLAYTEAELRDEFDAGTVSRGAAYAKQGRVADVRWSGGGLRLLACCAGSDANVYDVEIEFDDVGDAERILVEAFCTCPVEIDCKHAVAVLLLASRQGVPAAGTTPSTPQWRALLGELVAAGDAAPTRRGTAPIGILVEAQGSRRDELTSPTLRLVSPSKTGSWVRTGLTWQSIRPNYREDYYRVTKDHPPEHFHPTHLARVRAIADAAHTVNPYPRGQVLDLDETPPEIWDLLVAAVDAGVVLLAHKSTGASSVALAAGCRASLRITRGDDGLTVGPWLQMDGYEWDGSPVGLFGEPNPHGFYNREGDTLYLGPFQAPASMDAFRELLSLGSITVPDDDAEDFSTDLLPGLSASMAVDVDDDALIAPEVSGPALTLTVRVDDSRRAVTTWTVGYEVNGRQRSFEVDKSAGVRDRQAEAEAWKQIRPQLESAARLCGSWRTQALPHIRQAHRLGEDVGLTADALDSTRDAAIARSESTLLARPYRYTAVETARLCVEVVPDLRDHGVQVEIVGDAPDYRPAQEFPRIDIAADGSRDNDWFGLAITVNIDGTEVPLTDVLRELSHGATHMLLPSGVYFPLDSPELARIAELVAEAKALGEIENGRVRGDTYNATLWEELLALGVVDRELTQWHERLKQLASAQPPQPCPPPAGLKAQLRDYQTAGLDWLYFLWHNRIGGILADDMGLGKTVQTLAVIATAIEEKPDGRFLVVAPTSVISNWAAEAERFVPGLAVATVTATSARAGAPLAEQIGDSQIVITSYALMRLDFDEIGAIEWTGVIFDEAQFVKNHNAKGHQCARRLTAEIKLAITGTPMENNLMELWSLLSLTAPGLFPSPKVFTEYFRKPIESGTEPDRLAVLRRRIRPVMLRRTKDQVASDLPAKQEQVLSVDLTAKHDKIYQTRLTRERQKVLGLLRDYDENRFEIFRSLTMLRQLSLHAGLVDDKHAKVDSAKIDFLAEQIPELIDEGHSALVFSQFTSFLTLIAQRLDEIGIGYSYLDGSMRSAQRATAVKKFTSGKTKVFLISLKAGGFGLNLTEADYCFVCDPWWNPATEAQAVDRAHRIGQTRPVTVYRLVSAGTIEEKVVALQDRKRELFSAVIDDGDLFGSAISAEDIRELLGGQ, from the coding sequence GTGGCCAGATTCCTACCGCTCGCCTACACCGAGGCCGAGCTCAGAGACGAGTTCGACGCGGGTACCGTCAGCCGCGGGGCCGCATACGCGAAACAAGGCCGCGTGGCCGACGTCCGCTGGTCGGGTGGCGGCTTGCGCCTGCTGGCGTGCTGCGCAGGGTCGGACGCCAATGTCTACGACGTCGAGATCGAGTTCGACGACGTCGGCGACGCGGAGCGAATACTTGTGGAGGCCTTCTGCACGTGTCCTGTCGAGATCGACTGCAAGCACGCGGTGGCCGTGCTGCTGCTGGCGAGCCGTCAGGGCGTTCCCGCAGCTGGTACCACGCCATCGACCCCGCAGTGGCGAGCGCTGCTCGGCGAACTCGTCGCCGCCGGGGACGCGGCACCCACCCGCCGCGGTACGGCTCCGATCGGGATTCTCGTCGAGGCGCAGGGCAGTCGTCGCGACGAACTGACCTCACCGACGCTGCGGCTGGTGTCGCCCAGCAAGACCGGGTCGTGGGTGCGGACCGGCTTGACCTGGCAGTCCATCCGCCCCAACTACCGGGAGGACTACTACCGGGTCACCAAAGATCACCCGCCGGAGCACTTTCATCCCACGCATCTGGCGCGGGTCCGAGCGATCGCCGACGCGGCCCACACCGTCAATCCCTACCCCAGGGGTCAGGTGCTGGACCTCGACGAGACGCCCCCGGAGATCTGGGACCTGCTGGTCGCCGCAGTCGACGCCGGGGTGGTGCTGCTCGCACACAAGTCGACCGGTGCATCGAGCGTCGCGCTCGCCGCCGGCTGTCGCGCGTCGTTGCGGATCACCCGCGGCGACGACGGCCTGACCGTCGGGCCCTGGCTGCAGATGGACGGCTACGAGTGGGACGGCTCGCCCGTCGGACTCTTCGGTGAACCGAACCCGCACGGCTTCTACAACCGCGAGGGCGACACCCTGTATCTCGGACCGTTCCAGGCGCCGGCCTCGATGGATGCGTTCCGGGAACTCCTTTCGCTCGGGAGCATCACGGTTCCCGACGACGACGCCGAGGACTTCTCCACCGACCTCTTGCCCGGTCTGAGTGCGTCGATGGCGGTCGACGTGGACGATGACGCGTTGATCGCGCCGGAGGTTTCGGGACCCGCGCTGACGTTGACCGTCCGGGTCGACGACTCCCGCCGCGCGGTGACCACCTGGACGGTCGGGTACGAGGTGAACGGCCGACAGCGCAGCTTCGAGGTCGACAAGTCTGCCGGGGTGCGTGACAGGCAGGCTGAAGCGGAGGCCTGGAAGCAGATCCGGCCCCAACTCGAATCGGCGGCCCGACTCTGCGGGAGTTGGCGCACCCAGGCCCTCCCGCATATTCGGCAAGCGCATCGGCTGGGTGAGGACGTCGGCCTGACGGCGGACGCGCTCGATTCCACCAGGGACGCGGCCATCGCTCGATCCGAGTCGACGCTGCTGGCCCGCCCCTACCGGTACACCGCGGTGGAGACGGCGCGACTGTGCGTCGAGGTGGTGCCGGACCTGCGCGACCATGGTGTGCAGGTGGAGATCGTCGGCGACGCGCCGGACTATCGTCCCGCACAGGAGTTTCCGCGCATCGACATCGCCGCCGACGGCAGTCGGGACAACGACTGGTTCGGCCTGGCCATCACGGTGAACATCGACGGCACCGAGGTGCCGCTGACCGACGTGCTGCGCGAGTTGTCCCACGGAGCCACGCACATGCTGCTGCCGAGTGGCGTCTACTTTCCGCTGGACTCACCGGAACTCGCGCGGATCGCCGAACTCGTCGCCGAGGCGAAGGCGTTGGGCGAGATCGAGAACGGCCGCGTCCGGGGCGACACCTACAACGCCACACTGTGGGAGGAACTCCTCGCGCTCGGTGTGGTCGACCGGGAGTTGACGCAGTGGCATGAGCGGCTGAAACAGTTGGCGTCGGCGCAACCACCACAACCCTGTCCGCCGCCGGCCGGCCTCAAAGCGCAGTTGCGCGACTATCAGACCGCCGGCCTCGACTGGCTGTACTTCCTGTGGCACAACCGGATCGGCGGCATCCTCGCCGACGACATGGGTCTGGGCAAGACCGTCCAGACGCTGGCCGTCATCGCGACGGCGATCGAGGAGAAACCCGACGGACGCTTCCTGGTGGTGGCACCGACGAGCGTGATCTCCAACTGGGCGGCTGAGGCAGAACGCTTTGTCCCGGGACTCGCGGTGGCGACGGTGACGGCGACCAGCGCCCGGGCGGGCGCCCCACTGGCCGAGCAGATCGGCGACAGTCAGATCGTGATCACCTCGTATGCGTTGATGCGGTTGGACTTCGATGAGATCGGCGCCATCGAGTGGACCGGCGTGATCTTCGATGAGGCGCAGTTCGTGAAGAACCACAACGCCAAAGGCCATCAGTGCGCGCGGAGGCTGACCGCGGAGATCAAACTCGCGATCACCGGCACGCCGATGGAGAACAACCTGATGGAGCTGTGGAGCCTGCTGTCATTGACGGCACCCGGGCTGTTCCCGTCGCCCAAGGTGTTCACCGAGTATTTCCGCAAACCGATCGAGAGCGGCACCGAACCCGACCGACTGGCGGTGCTGCGTCGACGTATCCGCCCGGTCATGTTGCGCCGCACCAAGGATCAAGTGGCCAGCGATCTGCCGGCGAAACAAGAGCAGGTGCTGTCGGTGGACCTGACCGCCAAGCACGACAAGATCTATCAGACGCGCCTGACCCGGGAACGCCAGAAGGTGTTGGGGCTGTTACGCGACTACGACGAGAACCGGTTCGAGATCTTCCGGTCCCTGACCATGTTGCGGCAACTGAGTTTGCACGCTGGTCTGGTCGACGACAAGCACGCGAAGGTGGACTCGGCCAAGATCGATTTCCTCGCCGAGCAGATTCCCGAGCTGATCGACGAAGGACATTCGGCGCTGGTGTTCAGCCAGTTCACCAGCTTCCTCACCCTCATCGCACAACGCCTGGACGAGATCGGCATCGGCTACAGCTATCTCGACGGGTCGATGCGGTCGGCGCAGCGGGCAACCGCGGTCAAGAAGTTCACCAGCGGCAAGACGAAGGTCTTCCTGATCAGCCTCAAGGCCGGCGGATTCGGGCTCAACCTGACCGAGGCCGACTACTGCTTCGTGTGCGATCCCTGGTGGAATCCGGCGACCGAAGCCCAAGCCGTCGACCGAGCCCACCGGATCGGGCAGACCCGGCCGGTCACCGTCTACCGACTCGTGTCGGCGGGCACGATCGAGGAGAAAGTGGTTGCGCTACAGGATCGCAAACGCGAACTGTTCAGTGCCGTGATCGACGACGGCGATCTGTTCGGGTCGGCCATCAGCGCCGAGGACATCCGGGAGTTGCTGGGTGGGCAGTGA
- a CDS encoding DUF808 domain-containing protein — MAGGLVALLDDIATLTRAAAASLDDIGAAAGKASIKAAGVVVDDTAVTPRYVHGFTPDRELPIVRKIAVGSIRNKLLIILPVAMILSQFLPQALPYLLIAGGLFLCYEGAEKVYEALGGGHGHQDDDVPVVLKGPELEKSMVTGAIRTDLILSAEIMVISLSSVESEPFFTRLLVLIVVAFLITALVYGVVAVIVKMDDVGLSLAQRTSTASQRIGRGLVKAMPKIMSTLTVVGIAAMLWVGGHILIVNVGEAGFHWPADRLHDIEHWFHELSHSFGGVLSWTAGTVVSALVGLVIGAIIVAIMHVIPKRGGKGVSAPSPE, encoded by the coding sequence GTGGCCGGTGGCCTCGTTGCGCTGTTGGACGACATCGCGACCCTGACGCGGGCGGCCGCGGCGTCGCTCGACGACATCGGCGCGGCGGCCGGCAAGGCCAGCATCAAAGCGGCGGGTGTGGTCGTCGACGACACGGCCGTGACACCGCGGTATGTCCACGGCTTCACCCCCGACCGCGAGCTGCCGATCGTCCGCAAGATCGCCGTCGGGTCGATCCGCAACAAGCTGCTGATCATCCTGCCGGTGGCGATGATCCTCAGTCAGTTCCTGCCGCAGGCGCTGCCGTATCTGCTGATCGCCGGCGGCCTGTTCCTGTGCTACGAGGGCGCCGAGAAGGTGTACGAAGCCCTCGGCGGGGGCCACGGCCACCAAGACGATGACGTGCCCGTGGTCTTGAAGGGCCCGGAACTCGAGAAGTCGATGGTCACCGGCGCCATCCGCACCGACCTCATCCTGTCGGCGGAGATCATGGTGATCTCGCTGTCGTCGGTGGAATCCGAACCGTTCTTCACCCGGCTGCTGGTGCTGATCGTGGTGGCCTTCCTCATCACCGCCCTCGTCTACGGCGTGGTCGCGGTGATCGTCAAGATGGACGACGTCGGACTGTCACTGGCGCAGCGCACCTCGACGGCGAGCCAACGCATCGGCCGCGGTCTGGTCAAGGCGATGCCGAAGATCATGTCCACCCTCACCGTGGTGGGTATCGCGGCGATGCTGTGGGTGGGTGGCCACATCCTGATCGTCAACGTCGGCGAGGCCGGCTTCCATTGGCCCGCCGACCGTCTGCACGACATCGAGCACTGGTTCCACGAGTTGTCCCACTCGTTCGGCGGTGTCCTGTCGTGGACGGCGGGGACCGTGGTCTCCGCGCTCGTCGGGTTGGTGATCGGCGCGATCATCGTGGCGATCATGCATGTCATCCCGAAGCGGGGCGGCAAGGGCGTCAGCGCCCCGTCACCTGAGTGA
- a CDS encoding long-chain fatty acid--CoA ligase, with translation MLSTMQEAPLSIAQLLRHGSTVHGAAEVVTWTDDGPRRRSYADVGKRCAQLAHALRGLGVTGDQRVGTFMWNNAEHLEAYLAIPSMGAVLHTLNIRLFPEQLVFVANHGEDHVIIVDPTLVPLLNPQLAQLETVKHIIVTGNSTAGVEAPEGVQVHSYEALIADQPTEFDWPEVDERSAAAMCYTSGTTGDPKGVAYSHRSIYMHSMQVCMTDGPALKQGDRALAVVPQFHAMSWGLPYAAFMIGASLIMPDRFLQPEPLAALIAAEKPNFSAAVPTIWQGLHQYLEAHPQDISFMKDVLIGGSAVPPSLMHTFEEDHGVQVLHAWGMTETSPLGSVARPPADTEGEERWRYRYTQGRFPASVQARLVDDLGEPVAHDGKSVGELEVRGPWITGSYYGVDAPEKFQDGWLRTGDVGTITPDGYLTLTDRTKDIIKSGGEWISSVDLENAVMGHPDVIEAAVIGIPDAKWDERPLVAVVLREGSDATADTLREFLSDKVAKWQLPENWTVIQEVPKTSVGKFDKKRLRSQYQDGDLDVTRI, from the coding sequence ATGCTGAGCACCATGCAAGAAGCCCCGCTGTCGATCGCGCAGCTGCTGCGCCACGGCAGCACCGTTCACGGCGCCGCCGAGGTCGTCACCTGGACCGACGACGGCCCGCGTCGTCGCAGCTATGCCGACGTCGGCAAGCGATGCGCACAACTCGCGCACGCACTGCGCGGGCTGGGGGTGACCGGTGATCAGCGGGTCGGCACGTTCATGTGGAACAACGCCGAACACCTCGAGGCCTACCTGGCCATCCCATCCATGGGCGCGGTGCTACACACCCTGAACATCCGGTTGTTCCCCGAGCAACTGGTGTTCGTGGCCAATCACGGCGAAGACCACGTCATCATCGTCGACCCCACCCTGGTGCCGCTGCTCAACCCGCAGCTGGCGCAGTTGGAGACGGTCAAGCACATCATCGTGACCGGCAACTCCACCGCGGGAGTCGAAGCGCCCGAAGGGGTGCAGGTGCACTCCTACGAGGCGTTGATCGCCGACCAGCCGACCGAGTTCGACTGGCCCGAGGTGGACGAACGCTCAGCCGCCGCCATGTGCTATACCTCGGGCACCACCGGCGACCCGAAAGGTGTTGCCTACTCCCATCGTTCGATCTACATGCACTCGATGCAGGTGTGCATGACCGACGGCCCCGCACTCAAACAGGGCGATCGGGCGCTCGCCGTGGTGCCGCAGTTCCACGCCATGTCGTGGGGACTTCCCTACGCGGCGTTCATGATCGGTGCGTCGTTGATCATGCCCGACCGGTTCCTGCAGCCCGAACCCCTCGCCGCGCTGATCGCCGCCGAGAAGCCCAACTTCTCCGCCGCGGTGCCCACCATCTGGCAGGGCCTGCACCAGTACCTCGAAGCGCATCCGCAGGACATCTCCTTCATGAAGGATGTGCTGATCGGCGGATCGGCGGTGCCGCCGTCGCTGATGCACACCTTCGAGGAGGACCACGGGGTGCAGGTGCTGCACGCGTGGGGTATGACCGAGACGTCGCCGCTCGGTTCGGTGGCGCGGCCGCCTGCCGACACCGAGGGCGAGGAGCGTTGGCGCTACCGCTACACCCAGGGTCGGTTCCCGGCGTCGGTGCAGGCCCGCCTGGTCGACGACCTCGGCGAACCCGTTGCGCACGACGGCAAGAGCGTCGGCGAACTCGAGGTCCGCGGCCCGTGGATCACCGGCTCCTACTACGGCGTCGACGCGCCGGAGAAGTTCCAGGACGGCTGGCTGCGCACCGGCGACGTCGGCACCATCACCCCCGACGGGTACCTCACCCTGACCGACCGCACCAAGGACATCATCAAGTCCGGCGGCGAATGGATCTCCTCGGTGGACCTGGAGAACGCCGTGATGGGCCACCCCGACGTCATCGAGGCAGCCGTCATCGGCATCCCCGACGCCAAGTGGGATGAGCGGCCACTGGTCGCGGTGGTGTTGCGCGAGGGCTCCGACGCCACCGCCGACACCCTGCGCGAGTTCCTGTCCGACAAGGTCGCCAAGTGGCAGCTGCCGGAGAACTGGACCGTCATCCAGGAAGTGCCCAAGACCAGCGTCGGCAAGTTCGACAAGAAGCGCCTTCGCTCGCAGTACCAGGACGGCGACCTCGACGTGACGCGGATCTGA
- a CDS encoding MspA family porin: protein MLASTAVPAGIASGAPNAFADQRVSKLTADGWRVTAVKSQEKVHSVAPLNQSPWTREGFLSLRGAGHIAGSGGEPVTAGTVTAGFQVGCNIDVTSGLALGVTAGPTAQMAISWPPALIVGAQAMPNVATTLKPGTIADVPFGTKTLTGATGGLTVDGVHVKVDGCLGPVAVRAYVTVAISTPANDTTVNVYGKPHYL, encoded by the coding sequence ATGTTGGCATCAACGGCTGTGCCAGCTGGCATCGCGTCTGGGGCGCCGAATGCTTTTGCTGACCAGCGGGTGTCGAAGTTGACGGCGGATGGCTGGCGTGTCACCGCGGTGAAGTCCCAGGAGAAGGTCCACAGTGTCGCGCCCCTGAATCAGTCGCCGTGGACACGCGAAGGGTTTCTGTCGCTGCGCGGAGCGGGACACATCGCGGGCTCCGGTGGCGAGCCTGTGACGGCGGGCACTGTTACTGCGGGCTTTCAAGTCGGCTGCAACATCGATGTCACTTCCGGTCTGGCCTTGGGCGTGACGGCAGGACCGACCGCTCAGATGGCGATATCGTGGCCGCCCGCGCTGATCGTTGGCGCGCAGGCCATGCCGAACGTCGCGACCACTCTCAAGCCGGGCACGATTGCCGACGTCCCGTTCGGCACCAAGACCCTTACAGGTGCTACGGGTGGACTCACTGTCGATGGGGTGCATGTCAAGGTCGATGGGTGTCTCGGTCCCGTCGCCGTGCGGGCGTACGTGACCGTCGCCATTTCCACACCGGCAAACGACACCACGGTCAACGTCTACGGCAAGCCTCACTACCTGTAG
- a CDS encoding DUF1731 domain-containing protein — MASTTSYSQFIALDADSLWRILGDPSRLPEWHSGYRSVTVDDAIAVGTEGSYVQTHRVAGPLHRRLAPPFTITGYDPGRRLQLTQKEPVGATVIDFHLAPADGGCVVSEKVTVTATSGPVSRALRSAVPHLTDRVDLARLARLAGLAPANDALTVVLAGGSGALGQHLAADLACRGHRPVILTRSVDSTSPFEQIEWDGRTVGAWADILVTDRPVAVVNLAGKLVDCRPTQRNIALLRDSRVDATRALVAASRLRDTPIAHWLQASTTAIWSDAGEQWCTETTPVPEGLPQMTGVARPWEDAVAGANADHLVTLRTSIVLDNQAPAMKRLADLTRVGLGGRVGSGRQWFSWIHVDDWLAIARAALGLDPELVIPDGVVVGASPHPVRNAELMAALRRTLHRPPAPPTPAPLLRLGAIALRTDPALGLTGRRARSQVLDDVGFEFRFPHLDDALADLLGN, encoded by the coding sequence ATGGCCAGTACAACGTCGTACTCCCAATTCATTGCCCTCGACGCCGACTCGCTCTGGCGGATTCTCGGTGATCCGTCACGACTGCCCGAGTGGCACAGCGGGTATCGATCGGTGACCGTCGACGACGCGATTGCCGTCGGCACCGAAGGCTCCTACGTCCAGACGCATCGCGTTGCCGGACCACTGCATCGACGCCTCGCGCCACCGTTCACCATCACCGGCTACGACCCTGGCCGTCGTCTGCAGCTGACGCAGAAGGAACCGGTAGGGGCGACGGTCATCGACTTCCACCTCGCACCGGCCGATGGCGGGTGTGTTGTCTCCGAAAAGGTCACCGTGACAGCCACATCCGGACCGGTGAGCCGCGCCCTCCGATCTGCCGTCCCACACCTGACCGACCGTGTCGACCTCGCCCGCCTCGCTCGGCTCGCCGGCCTCGCACCGGCCAACGACGCACTGACCGTCGTACTGGCCGGTGGCAGCGGCGCCCTCGGACAGCATCTGGCCGCCGACCTTGCGTGTCGCGGGCATCGACCGGTGATCCTCACCCGCAGCGTCGATTCGACGTCGCCGTTCGAGCAGATCGAATGGGACGGCCGTACCGTCGGCGCGTGGGCCGACATCCTCGTGACCGACCGTCCGGTCGCGGTGGTGAACCTCGCCGGCAAGTTGGTGGATTGTCGTCCGACGCAACGCAACATCGCACTGCTGCGGGACAGCCGCGTCGACGCGACCCGCGCGCTGGTGGCTGCCTCGAGACTCCGCGACACCCCGATCGCGCACTGGCTGCAGGCCAGCACCACCGCCATCTGGAGCGACGCGGGCGAGCAGTGGTGCACCGAGACCACCCCCGTCCCCGAGGGCCTGCCGCAGATGACCGGCGTCGCGCGACCGTGGGAGGACGCGGTCGCGGGTGCGAACGCCGATCATCTGGTCACCCTGCGCACCTCCATCGTCCTCGACAATCAGGCACCCGCGATGAAACGTCTCGCCGACCTGACCCGCGTCGGGCTCGGTGGTCGAGTCGGATCGGGCCGTCAGTGGTTCAGCTGGATCCACGTCGACGACTGGCTGGCGATCGCCCGCGCCGCACTGGGTCTCGACCCCGAGCTCGTCATCCCGGACGGGGTCGTCGTCGGCGCCAGCCCGCACCCGGTGCGCAACGCCGAGCTGATGGCGGCGTTGCGGCGGACACTGCACCGTCCACCGGCCCCACCGACCCCCGCCCCGCTGCTGCGGCTCGGCGCCATCGCGCTGCGCACCGACCCCGCGCTCGGGCTCACCGGCCGACGCGCCCGGTCGCAGGTGCTCGACGACGTCGGGTTCGAGTTCCGCTTCCCGCACCTCGACGACGCGCTCGCCGACCTGCTTGGGAACTGA
- a CDS encoding MarR family winged helix-turn-helix transcriptional regulator, with translation MHEPLTARQEIWRGLLLGQKAMLTDLAVELKRDYGLTVPAYEALLSLWESPDNSLHATELAKALVYSSGSASNLIKRLAEAGLVTRSSGDEDGRTVRVSLTPTGVDVIERATAAHRQSLAETFEPLIDDDEVGPLLEFARKLAAHTGVLSAPVDE, from the coding sequence ATGCACGAGCCGCTCACTGCGCGCCAGGAGATCTGGCGCGGCCTGCTTCTCGGCCAGAAGGCGATGCTCACCGATCTCGCCGTGGAGCTCAAGCGCGATTACGGCCTCACCGTTCCCGCCTACGAGGCCTTGCTGTCCCTCTGGGAGTCGCCCGACAACTCGTTGCATGCGACGGAACTCGCGAAGGCTCTGGTCTACAGTTCCGGGTCCGCATCCAACCTGATCAAACGGTTGGCCGAGGCCGGGCTGGTCACCCGGTCATCCGGTGACGAGGACGGCCGCACGGTACGGGTCTCGCTGACGCCCACCGGGGTCGACGTCATCGAACGCGCCACCGCGGCGCACCGCCAGAGTCTCGCCGAGACATTTGAGCCGCTCATCGACGACGACGAGGTGGGCCCTCTCCTCGAATTCGCCCGCAAGCTGGCCGCCCATACCGGCGTGTTGTCCGCGCCGGTCGACGAGTAG
- a CDS encoding NADP-dependent oxidoreductase, with amino-acid sequence MSQPGRVAVVRRFGPPDVISIENHASPALRPDQVRVAVRTGGLNPVDARRRSGSFGGQVPMLLGTEFAGIVVESQSQAWTPGDEVIGWGANGADADLMVTTAHQLHAKPADLGWALAGGLSGVGQSALTALNSLDLAPGDTILLHGAAGGVGTVLTQLAVRRGLSVLGTASAANQAHLRDLGATPVVYGDGLAGRVTAAAGGAQIAASIDLAGSADAGDLATQIVAAGGAAITLVPETMMSHDIPLVRVQHSSAQLAELLGAIADGTLILPVETMPFTEIVEAHRRLDAKHATGKLVLDLADNPHLPLATQ; translated from the coding sequence ATGTCCCAGCCCGGTCGGGTCGCCGTCGTACGCCGGTTCGGACCCCCAGACGTCATCAGCATCGAGAACCACGCCAGTCCTGCACTTCGACCGGATCAGGTGCGGGTGGCGGTGCGGACCGGTGGGCTCAACCCGGTGGACGCCCGACGCCGATCCGGCTCCTTCGGCGGTCAGGTTCCGATGCTCCTGGGCACCGAGTTCGCCGGCATCGTCGTCGAGTCCCAATCCCAGGCCTGGACGCCGGGCGACGAGGTCATCGGGTGGGGCGCCAACGGCGCCGACGCCGACCTGATGGTCACCACCGCGCATCAGCTGCATGCCAAGCCCGCCGACCTCGGCTGGGCGCTCGCGGGTGGACTGAGCGGCGTCGGCCAGAGTGCGCTGACCGCCCTGAACTCGCTGGACCTCGCACCCGGCGACACGATCCTGCTGCACGGCGCGGCCGGCGGCGTGGGCACCGTGCTCACCCAGCTCGCGGTGCGGCGCGGCCTCTCGGTGCTCGGCACGGCGTCGGCGGCCAATCAGGCGCATCTGCGTGACTTGGGCGCGACGCCGGTCGTCTACGGGGACGGCCTGGCCGGCCGCGTCACGGCCGCTGCCGGCGGCGCACAGATCGCCGCATCGATCGACCTGGCCGGCTCGGCCGACGCCGGCGATCTCGCGACCCAGATCGTCGCGGCGGGCGGTGCAGCGATCACCCTCGTTCCCGAGACGATGATGTCCCACGACATCCCGTTGGTCCGGGTGCAGCACTCCAGCGCCCAACTCGCCGAACTGCTCGGGGCGATCGCCGACGGCACCCTCATCCTGCCGGTCGAGACGATGCCGTTCACCGAGATCGTCGAAGCCCATCGTCGGCTCGACGCCAAACATGCCACCGGCAAGCTCGTCCTCGACCTCGCCGACAACCCCCACCTTCCGCTCGCCACTCAGTAG